The genomic interval TTCCGGGGAAGACGAAGGCATCGAGGCCGAGGCCGAGTGGGCGCAGTTCGGGGATGTGGACGGTGACGGCGATCTCGACCTGGTGACGGACGATCGGTTTCGGCCAGTGTGGATCAACGATGGCACGGGGGTCTTCAGCGCCGTCGTGGACAGCGCTCTGGCTGGCCCTGATGATGGCCCCTCTGTCGTGCGGGCACGGGCGATGTCGGACTTGGACGACGACGGTGATCTCGACGTGGTCTACGTGGGCAGCGGGCCCGGTCACGTGTGGTTGAACGACGGCGCCGGGCACTTCACCGACTCTGGTCAGGCACTGAGTGGCGACCGCGGTCAGTCGGTGGCGCTCGGGGATGTTGACGGTGACGGTGACACGGACATGCTCGTGTTCAATTTCGCGTCCAGGTCGGGACAAGGCGCCGAGCCAGATCGCGTGTGGCTCAACGACGGGACGGGCCACTTCGACGACTCGGGACAGCGGCTGAGTGGCAGTGTCCTCAGCACCCACGGCGCCCTCGGCGATGTCGACGGTGACGGAGACCTGGACGCTGTTGTCGGCGGCTTTGGCGGCGGTCTCGTCTGGCTCAACGACGGGGCGGGCACTTTTCGGGATAGCGGGCAGCGCCTAGACATCCTCGATGCGCGCGCGCTCAGCCTGGGTGACCTCGACGGAGACGGCGACATCGATGTGTTTATGACCGGTTTCGGCGAGGGGGTGCGGCTTTGGGCCAACGATAGCCGTGGCCGCTTCATCTCGGTGGATGGCATTCCTGACGCGTGGGAGCAGTTCGGTGTCGGGGCACAAGCGGATATTGACGGCGATGGCATCGCTGATCTGATCTTGGCGTTCTACCACCACACAGAGTTGTGGCTGGGGGGTGAGTAGTTGCTACTGGGGCTGAGGGGGCTGCGCACGGAACTGAATCGAAGCCGCCCACGCCAAGACCGCTGCGCTCGAGGTCGCGTTCTCGGCGGCCCTAGCAGGCCCTGCGCCCGAGGCCGCGCCAGCCTCACCCCTCCCGACGGGCAGTCCGTCGTCCATCGAGAGCGAGCGATAGCTCCGCCTGCGCATCATGGAGCTCGAGCGGGAGATCGCGACGCGCTTGGAACTTGAACGTGAGGAGGCGCTCGCCAAGGTGCGTGGGGAGCGCGACCTCGCCCTCCAGGCCGCGGGTCTCGCCCAGCTGCGGGCCGACAACCTCCGGCTCGAGGAGAAGCTCAGAGAGGAGCGCCGCAGGCGAGAGTCCTGACGGCGCGACGACGTGCCCGCGACGCGGGTGGCGCGCGGCGATCGCAGCGCCGTTGAGGAACGGATGCCCACGTCGATGGGCTCAGGCCGAGTTCAGCCTCCTGTGTGACAGGCGCCTGATGTGAAGCCTGAATACAAGAAGAAGCGCTGCTCGCATTCGTCGCATCGGCACGCGTCACACGCGGCCCCAGGGCTGGCACATGCAGCCGCGCAGGCGCCCGTCGAGCGCACGACGTCGCGTCGGCAGAGCACGAAGCTGGCGTAGCCAATCACACACGCTTCGGACACCGGGACCGCTGTGGCCGCATCCGCACAGGCGCCACCGCACATGCGCAGGCAGTCGAGGTCGCTCAACCCGCAGGTGTCGAAGCACCCATCCAAGCAGTCCTCGATGGGGGGGCCAGTAGGACTCTGCAAGGCCGATGCCTCGGCCGCAGTACAATCCGGGGTCCGCGCCGCGAGAGGTTCGGAGCCACTACACGCATCAAAGGCGGGCACGCAGTTGGTCTGCAAACAGGCGTCACACTCGAACGCGCCGTGGTCCGCGCAAGCGGCTGCGCAGGACAGCAACTCGCACGCCTGGAGTTCCGACACGCAGTCCTTGCACCACGACTCCGTGGGAGCGGCGCACATGGGGACGCAGGCTGCGTCCGAGCACGTGGTGTCTGCACAGTAGGGATAGCGAAAGTACGCGTGACCGCATGAAGGAGTTGTACAGCCCGGCGCCACTATCCCCGTGCAGCGGAGCAGGTCCGACCCACACAGGCATTCGCCGCTGGTGGGATCCGTGAGGCAGTCGTCATTGCCCAACAACCCGCCATAGAGAACCTCGGCACAGACCGCGCACTGCGTCGACACCGCCCCCGCATAGGCAGCTTGAACGCAGGCCTGCATGCACGTGTCGCTCTGGTCCGCACAGGCGGAGGCGCACCCATCCAAGGTCTCTGACAGAAACACCGAGTCAACGATGGTGCCGTCGGTCACTGGGTCGCAGTGGCCCGAGCATTCCTCGTCAATGCGGCTGTCGCAATCGTTGTCGCGCCCGTCGCACGCTTCGCGGATGAACGCCGGAGACACGAAGGGCGTGAAGTCATCGCAGTCGGTCTGCGGCACCCCCGCGGTGCACTCGGCACCCATCGCGGCGAAGCCGTCCCCGTCGCGGTCGTCCCCCGGCGGCAGCACTCCGTTGCAGTCATTGTCACGTCCGTCGCACAGCTCGGGGGCGCCTGGGTATACGGTGGGCACCTGGTCATCGCAGTCCCGCAGCGCCACGGGAAGGTCCATGCAGTCCGCGTAGCCGTCATCGTCATCGTCCTCACCGGGGAAGCTGAGCGACCCGGAGCAGTTGTTGTCCAGACCGTCGCAGATCTCCGGCGCGCCAGGCGCGACGTTGGGGTTCTGGTCGTCGCAGTCGGTGCCGCACAGGAGCGTCCCGCTCGACTGGAGGTTGCAGCAGCCCTCGAGGATGTCCCCATCGTTGTCCATGTCGGGCCCCAGGGTGGTAGGGTCGCAATCTTCATCGACCCCCTCGGCGTCGCAGACCTCGGCGGCGCCCGGAAAGCGTCGCGCGTCTCCGTCGTCGCAGTCGTCGCCACCACAAGCGATCGAGTCTGCCCCGTCGCTGTCGTTGTCCCGTGTTCCGGAGCAGGTACACATGCGCGTGTCCTCGTTGCAGATGTCGGCACCCGTGCAGGGCGCGCCGCCTGTGACGCAACCTCGGGCGTCCGCGCGCGCGTCGCTCGGGAGACAACGTTCGACCCCAGTGCAATAGCGCCCGTCGTCGCACACCCCGTCGGTCTCACACACAGCGACGCTCCCTGCGTCGTTGGACCCCGAGTTCCCGCCGCCGCAGCCGAGCGCGCCGGCGCACGCGCTGACCGCAAAGAAGAACACGAGGCACCTGTTGCGTCCCGTGACGGATTCACTCACCTGTCGTATGTGCATCGAAACCCCAGCCACGATGCTGCCACAGGCGGACGCGACAGGCATCAGCCACGTGCGAAGCGATTCGAGGTTCGCCGCATGCGCTTCCGCCGACCTGATGGAAGCGATCGCTACATGCGTCGAACGCCTCGCCGAGCACGGCGACAACGCGCTGGCGGAGGGTGCCTCCGGCGTCGAGTCAGCGCTCGTGTTGGTAGATCTCGAGCCACGCTGTGCGTGGGTTCGAGGTGTATTGGCTGATCACGACGAAGCGGCCGTCGTGCGACCACAGGGGCTCGTGGGGGGTCTTGCCTCGACGGTCGTGCCATGCATTCCCGTAGCGCACGACCTCACCGTCGGTGAGACGGCGGACGTAGGCGTGGCGGTACTCGCCCTCGAACGTGAGCGCGAACGCTCCGTCCGGTGAGAGGGCGAGGCCGATGCAGTAGTCGCGCAGCGGAATCAGCCGCGGCGGCGCGTCGCTCGTCGTGTCCCACACTTCGAGAGCTCGGTCGCCGCTCGCGACGAGCACGCGGCCGTCGGCGCTCAGCCGCGGGAAGTCACACACGGGTAGCTCGCGAAGGACCATGCCCGCGCCGTCCGTCAATGCGACGGTCTCGCCGGAGCCGAAGACGACGCGACGTGCTCCGTCGAGGCTCGCCGTCGTCCAGAGGTGGCCCTCGAGCTCGCGCTGGGGCTTCCACTCGCCGAGCGCGACGGCGCGGTCGAGGGGCTCGCCCGTGCGCGCGTCGATCGCACGCTCGCCTGCGGAGGAGACGAGGTACGTGGTCGCGGGCACGAAGCGCACGTCCGATGCGCGCTCGAGCTCGCGGAGCTCGCGGACCTTCTCCCAAGACGTAGTATCGAAGACCGTCACTGAGGGCCCGTCGCCGAGCACCGCGAGCAGCCTGCCGTCGAAGCACACGTCGAGAGCGAGAACCTCGGGCGTGTCGAGGTCGAGGCGGAGGTAGCGGCGAAGCTGCGGGATGCGCGCGTTCTCCTCCTCCGTGACCTCGTCCGGCCACGTGCTGTAGTCGGCGGTGTCGAACGCCATTCCGGGCGCGAGCCCGTCGAGCCACGCAGGATCGGTGACGGTGACCTCGTACTCGCGATCGTCGCCCGTCTCGCCCGGCACCTCGGTATAGCCCGCGATGAAGCGCCACGTGCTCGTGTCGATGAAGGCATCGTCGAGCTCCTTGCCCTCGAGCGCCGCATCGATCGCACTGCTCCCGCCGATCTCGAGCGCGAGCGAAGCGAACATGCGCACGAAGAAGCTGCGGTTCAGCGGGAGGTTCGCGTCCTCGTGGCAGCGCCTGACCCGAACGCGCAGTCGACGCGAGCTCGCGTCGACCCCCAAGACCTTCACGCTGACCGTAGACGTGCCCATGTCGGCGCATGGTCCCAGTAGGGGCGCATGATGTCACCCCGCCGAAACGGGTACGTTCCTCAGCTCGCCGTTCGACGTGTGGGTGGGATTGGGAACGTCAACGACGTGATTGTCCAGCTCCTCCGCCTCTTGCCAGGGCGCGCACCGCGGACGACGCTGTAGCCATGCACGCCGTCCGCCAACTGCTGCTTTCCCTCATGCTGTCCACCGTCGCGCTCACGGGCATCGTGCTGCTGGCGCCGTCCGTGGCCGACGCGTGCTCCTGCGCGTGGTACGACGTGCCGAGCGCGCGCCAGCAGGCCACGCACGTGTTCGAGGGGGTCCTGGTGCGCGTCCTGCCGGCGAGCGGCAACACCCCCGAGCGCGCCGAGTTCCACGTCGACCGCGTGTGGAAGGGCACGGTCACGCGGGTGTTCGCCGTGCAGGCCACGGTCGGGCTGACCATGTGCCCACCGCACCTCGAGGTGGGTCAGCGCTACATCCTGTACACCTCGGGGCCGGCCGACGCGCCCCAAGTGGCCCGGTGTTCGCGCTTCGCGGCCGGACCATCCCTCGTCACCGAACGGCGCGAGCTGGGCGCCCCCCTGCAGACCCTGACGCCGCGCCCGTGAACCTCATGCCGCGCTGAAGCGCCCCCGTGCGGCCCAGCTGCGCCTGCCCCTGAACGTGCACGGGCGGCGCACAAGGGGGGCCAGCACCGGCGTTCGCGTGCCTATCCCATCGCTGCTATAGGCGACCGATGAGCGATCAGACCTCCGTGCTGCAGCCCCTCGTCGAGGCTGCTTTCCAGGACCGTAAGCTGCTCGTGGACGCGGCGCACCGTGACGCCGTGCTGGCCACCGTGGAGCTCGTCGACAAGGGCAAGCTGCGCGTCGCCACGCCCCCCACCACCGAGGGCGGCGAGTGGACCGTGAACGCGTGGATCAAGCAGTCCATCCTGCTGTACTTCGGCGTGCGGGCCATGGAGACGATGGAGGTCGGCCCCTTCGAGTTCCACGACAAGATCCCGCTCAAGACCGACCTCGCGTCCCAGGGCGTGCGCGTCGTCCCGCCGGGCACTGTGCGCTACGGCGCCCACATGGAGCCCACCTCCATCCTCATGCCGGGGTACGTCAACATCGGCGCCTACGTGGGGGCCGGCACCATGGTGGACACCTGGGCCACCGTCGGCAGCTGCGCGCAGATCGGCAAGCACGTGCACCTCTCGGGCGGCGTCGGCATCGGCGGCGTGCTCGAGCCCCCCGGCGCCACCCCCGTCATCATCGAGGACGGCGCGTTCATCGGCTCGCGCGCCATCGTGGTCGAGGGCTGCCGCATCGGCGCCGAGGCCGTTCTGGGCGCCAACGTGGTCATCACCTCGAGCACCAAGATCATCGACGTGACCGGGCCCGAGCCCGTCGAGCACCACAAGTTCGTCCCGCCCCGCTCGGTGGTCATCCCCGGCACGCGCGTGAAGAAGTTCCCCGCCGGCGAGTTCGGCGTGCCCTGCGCGCTCATCATCGGTCAGCGCAAGGCCAGCACCGACACCAAGGTCTCGCTCAACGACGCGTTGCGCGACTTCGGCGTGAGCGTCTGACGAGGCGCAGGCGACTGAAGGTCTGAGACAGGAGCTGATCGGCGCTCGGCGGAGGCGGCACCCCCGACCGTGGACGCTGTCTCGAGGAGGGGCTAGCTCTCGGTGGTGATGGGGGGCACCAGGCTGAAGCCTGGTGCCCGAAGGCTGCAGTGTGACCTGCAAGTCCGCCCCACTGCGGGGGCGGACTACCTGATCGCGAGCGATGCAGGGTCGGACACGCGGTGGGCCGACCCCGAGTACGCCTAACAGGTCCGTGGACTCGACACCGGGGCCAGGGATGGGATGCGGCGACCATCGCTGGGCGACGACCACCTAGTCCGCCCCCGCAGTGGGGCGGACTTTCAGCGCGATTGCGGCTCCGAGGCACCAGGCTTCAGCCTGGTGCCTCCCATCATCGCCATCTGCATCGCACCACCCCGCTCCGTCAGGGGATGGTGCCCTCGAGGTACTGCTGCACCTTCGCGCTAGTAGTCATGCCCACCGCCGCGCCGTTGATCCGTCCCACGTAGTCGTCCGCGAAGATGTGGATGCCCCCGTAGAGGCGCGACTGGCCGGCCTGGTCCGCCGCGTCCGCGTAGCGCGCCCACTGCAGGTGCACGTCCACGCTGGGCCCGTCCTCGAACACCAAGTACTGGTTGGCGCGCGCCACGTACTCGTGGATGCCGTTGGGGAAGTACGGGCTGTTGGTGTAGGCCGTGAGCGCCTCGGCGGCGGCGCGGCTGAACGTGCTGTGCCCCGACACGTACCCCGGGAACGCGGGCGTGACGAACGTGCGCCGCTGATAGGGAATCCACTCGAGCGCGCGCATCCACCCCACGGGGGTGTAGCCGTTGGCCCGGTCACCCGGCTCGCCGCGCCACGCGCGCACGGCCAGCTCGCCCTGGTACCAGCGGAGGTGGTAGTGACGCTCCCCCGGCGCGGAGCTCTCGGGCGTGATGAGCTCGATCAGGTCGTCGATCAGCGGCAGGCCGCCTTCGTTGTAGCTGGGCAGGCTCATGTCGGTGCGCTGCCCGAGCTGCGCCATGTAGCGAATGAGCGTGATGGGGCGCGGCCCGAGGCTGTCGCGCTTCATGGCCCACGCCACGACCGCCGCGTCATGCGTGGCCGCGGTCACGGCGAGGTAGATGCCCACGTCCCACGCCAGCCGGTCCGCCGGGGCAGCCGCGCCGAAGGGCCGCAGGTCGGCCGGGGCCATGTCGTCACTGACCTCGTTGGCCAGCACCATCCAGTGTCCGGGCGGGGTCTCGGAGGACGGACCGTCCGCCCAGAACTCGGCCAGCACGCGCGCGAAGTCGCCGCGCGGCACCACGTTCGGCGCGTAGGTCCCGCCCGTGACCGGGTTGGTCGGATAGCCCGTGCCGTCGTCCGCGCCCAGGGAGTTGTTGCCCAGCGAGCCGGGTCCGATGTCGATCATGACGCCATCGTCGATGTCCAGCTGCGCGGTGCGCCGGATGACCTGCACCACCCAGTCCACCATGTCGGGGTGGTCGATGGTCGGGTACCCGCTCACGGGATCACCATAGCGCCCGGTCATCGCGTCGGGCTCCACAGCGAAGGGCTCCACATCGCGCCAGTGCGCGCCGATGTAGGGCTGCACGCTGGTCTCGAGGACAATGCCGTTCTGCGTCTCCGCAGTGGCCAAGTTGAGCTGCTGCCACACGTCGATGTTGGTCACGTTGGTGCCGAGGCGGTCGACGATCATCGGCGGGTTCTCGGGAGTCCAGCTCGTGGTGTCGGCGTAGTTGTTCGCCTCGTTCGCGCCGTCGTCCGCGAAGCGCGCGACGACCGCGTTGCCGATGCGGTTGCCGATGGCGATCGGCGTGTCGCCGACCGCGGTCTCGTCGTCCGGGTCGAGCCCGAGCACGTCCATGAAGCGCGCGTAGCAGTCCAGCGACATGGCGCCGCCCACCGCGGTCGTGTAGCGGTGCTGCAGCACGCGCAGGGCCGCGTACGAGATGGCCGTGTCCACGTCGGAGGGCATGGTGGCCGTGTGCGTCTCGTCGACCACCACGCCCACGGCGGTGGCGTCGAACGCGGCCCACGCGTCGTACATGGCGATGCTCACGTGCAGCAGGTTGCGCGCGTGCTTGGGCGGGTGCGGGATGTCGCGACGGATGGAGTTGAGCAGCTGCTCGCTCCAGCGGCGCGCGATGGTGCCGCTCGGGAACACGTCCACGGCCGCGGCGGGGCAGGTGGTGCTGGGCGGGGTCACGGGCTCGGGCGCCCACACCTCGGGCACCGTCGCCGAGGTGCGCACGACGCCCTGGTTCAGCGCCGGTGTGAGCACGCTGCCGCCCACCGCCCACACGGGGCCGTCCGTCGCGCCGAAGAGCGCGTGCACCGACTCGGGCGGCGTCGCACCGAAGCCGAGGTCCACGTCCTCCCAGCGACCCACACGGCGGCTGCGCGCGGCGTACCCGCCCTCGCCGGCCACCCACAGCGTTCCATCGGCCACGAAGGTGACGGCCTGCAGCAAGGGCGCGGTCGCGGGCGCGTCGTCCGTGAACCCGTCGAGCCCGCCGCGCAGCACCACGCCCTGGCTGCGCCCGCCGACGATGACCACCTCACGCGCGTTGCCCGTCACGGTGAAGAGGGACGCCGTGGTGCCTGAGGGGACCACCGAGAGCGCGTCGCCGTCCCAGTGCAGGACGGTGCCTTCGCTGCCGACCATCCATACGTCGTCGGCCGCGCGGCCCCACACCTTGAAGAGCGCGGGCAGCTCGCCGGTCGCCGTGCGCGGCACGTCGGCGGGCAGCGGCACCTCGGAGAACGTGGTGCCATTGAAGCGCCATACGAAGCCGTCGCGGCCCGCGAAGCCGCCCACGGCCCACACGTCGGTCGGGCTGGCGCCCCACACACCGAACACGGTGTTGCCGAAGAACGGGGGCGTGGGCAGCCGCTCGGCCACGCCGTCCACCACGCGCAGCACGCTGGCGCCGCCGCCCGAGAGGAACACGGGGCCGCCAGGGAACGCGTGCACCCACCAGAGGTCGTGGCGGATGCCGGTGTCCACGGTGGTCCACTCGCTGCCGTCGAAGCGCAGCGCCACGGGCGGGAGGCCCGGCGCGGGCTGGGCGCCGACGACCCACACGTCGTCCGTGGCGGTCGCGGCCACCGAGAGGAAGGCGGCGTTGTCGTGCGCGGCGGCGGCGTTGAAGGTCGGCACGGGATCGACCCCACCTCCGCCACCGCAGCCCGCCGAGGCCAGGACCCCGAGACACGCCAACGCAATTATCCCCCGCTGGGGCGACCAAGCTACACGTCCAATCATCGGGGCATGGTGCCAGGGGGTTCCGCCGCGTCAATGGTCCCGGCGCGGCAGACTCTCAAAGGCTCGCCGCCAGCTCCGCCCCTTGTGCGATCGCACGCTTCGCGTCCAGCTCGGCGGCCACGTCGGCCCCGCCGATGACGTGCACCCCGCCGCGCTTCGGCTTGCCACGCTTCCCCGCCGCCTCGGGCACCAGGTCACGCACGGAGACCTGCCCCGCGCACAGGATGATGTGGTCCACCTCGAGCAGCTCGGCCTTGCCCTCACGCCGGATGTGCAGCCCCTGATCGTCGATGCGCTCGTAGGTCACCCCGTCCAGCATGCGGACCCCGCCGCGCTGGAGCGCCAGCTTGTGCACCCAGCCCGTGGTCCGGCCGGGGCCCGTGCCCATCTTCTTCGCGCCCTCACTGCGCTGCAGCATCGTGATGGTGCGCCGCGGCCGCTCGACGTGCGGCTCGCGCAAGCCCCCGGCCGAGGTGCCGCTCGGGTCCACGCCCCACTCGGCACACCAGGCCTCGAGGCTCATGTCCGGGTCCTGCAGGAGGTACTCGCACACGTCCACGCCGATGCCGCCCGAGCCGATGACGGCCACGCGCTGCCCGACGGGCTTCTTGTCGCGCAGTACGTCCGTGTAGCGCAGCACCTTCGGGTGCTCGATGCCCGGGATGCTGGGCACGCGCGGCACCACGCCCGTCGCGACGATGACGTCGTCGTAGCCGGCGAGCTCGCCCTGGCTCACGCGCGTGCCGAGGCGCAGCGTGACGCCGGTGCGCGCGACCTCGTTCTCGAAGTAGCGCAGGGTCTCGCGGAACTCTTCCTTGCCGGGTACGGCCGCAGCCATGCGGAACTGCCCACCGATGGCGTCGGCCGCCTCGAAGAGCGTGACCTGGTGTCCGCGCTCGGCCGCGACGGTGGCCGCCGAGAGCCCCGCCATGCCCGCGCCCACGACAGCGACGCGGCGCGGTGAAGTGACGCGCGTGTACTTCAGCTCGGTCTCGCGCGCGGCGCGTGGGTTGACCATGCACGTGGCCCGCTTGAGCGAGAACGTGTGGTCCAGGCAGGCCTGGTTGCACGCGATGCACGTGTTGATGGCCTCGGGGCGACCGGCCGCGGCCTTGTGCACGAAGTCCGGGTCGGCCAGCAACGGGCGCGCCATGGACACCAGGTCGGCGTCCCCGGCGGCGAGGATGGACTCGGCCACGTCCGGCGTGTTGATGCGGTTGGACGCGATGACCGGCACCGGCACAGCGCGCTTGAGCCGCGCGGTGACCTCGCGGAAGGCCGCGCGCGGCACGGAGGTGACGATGGTGGGCACGCGCGCCTCGTGCCAGCCGATGCCCGTGTTGAGCAGCGTGATGCCCGCCTCCGCGAGGGCGAGCGCCATGGTCTCGACCTCTTCGTAGGTGTTGCCGCCCTCGACCAGGTCCAGGATGGAGAGGCGATACATGACGATGAAGTCGGGCCCCACCTCGCGCCGCACGGCGCGCACGATCTCCACCGGGAAGCGCATGCGGCCGTGGATGTCGCCGCCCCAGCGGTCCGTGCGCTCGTTCACGCGCCGGCACGCGAACTGGTTCAGCAGGTAGCCCTCGCTGCCCATGATCTCGACCCCGTCGTAGCCCGCGCGGCGCGCGATGGCGGCGCTGCGCGCGAAGTCGTCGATGGTGGAGAGGATCTGCGCCTCGCTCATGGCGCGCGGCTTGAACGGGTTGATGGGCGACTTCTTGGCGCTGGCCGAGACCGACCAGGGGTGGTGCGCGTAGCGCCCCGTGTGGATGAGCTGGAGTGCGATCTTGCCGCCGTGCTCGTGCACCGCGCGTGTCACTTGCTGGTGCGGCAGCACGTCGCCCGGGCTGTTGACCACGCCGGAGCCCGGGTAGAACCACGCGCGCCGGTTGACGCTGAGGCCGCCCGTGACCATCAGGCCCACGCCGCCCTTGGCGCGCTCCGCGAAGTAGGCCGCGAGCTTGGGGTAGTTCCAGAAGCGGTCCTCGAGGCCGGTGTGCATGGAGCCCATGACGACGCGGTTGCGCAGCGTGGTGAAGCCCAGCGGGAGCGGCGAGAGCAGGTGCGGGAAAGGCTGTTCCATGATGGTTCTCCTGTGCCCAGGCGCTCGGCCCGGAATCTGTACACCGTTCAGATGACATCAAGTCTGAACGCTGTCAAGATTCCCCGCGATGCCGCGCAAGGTCCCCCGCCCCTACCACCACGGCGATCTCCGCCCCACGCTGCTGCGCGAGGCACAGGCCATGGTGCGCGAGGTGGGCCTCGAGGGGCTCTCGCTGCGGCAGCTCGGTCTGCGCGCGGGGGTCAGCGCGTCGGCCCTGTACCACCACTTCGACAACAAGAACGCGCTGCTGTGCGCGCTGGCCGAGGAGGGCTTCGCCACGCTCGACCAGGTGCTCCAGGAAGCCGCGAGCGACGTGTCCGGCAACCTGCGCGAGCAGACCCTGCGCTTCGTGCGGGCCTACGTGGGCTACGCCGCCGCGCACCCCGAGATCTACGACCTCATGTTCGGGCGCGCGCTGTGGAAGGCGGGCGAGCCCACCGAGAGCCTGCGCACCTTCGCGTTCTCCACGTTCCGCCGCTACGTGGACTACGTCAGCGCCACCGACCCACGCGTGGGCGGCGGGAAGGCGGGGCTGCGGCACGCGCAGGCGCGCTGGGCGACGGTCCACGGGCTGTGCCGGCTGGTGATCGACGGCGTGTACACGGACGGCGCGGACCTTTTGGGGATGACGGCGGCGGCGGCGGACCTGCTGGTGGGCCGCAGCGACTGAGCGGGCAGACGGCCGCCGACGCTCAGCGGCATAGAAGCGTGTCGAACATGCTGCCCTGCACCGTGCAGCCCGTCGTCCCGAGGCACCGGCAGCTGTAGAACACCACCTCCATGCCGCAGTTGGCGGGCTTCGCGTCGAAGGGGCGCGGGCCGAGGTCCTCGGCGCAGGTGGTGGTGCACATGGCCCCCGGGTTCACGCAACCGGTCCCGGCAGGCACCGGCTCGGTCACGCCGTTGCAGTCGAAGTCCGCGATGCGCTCGGACGGGGCGCAGCCCGGCATGGACTCTGGGCAGAAGGTGTAGTCGTAGTAGGCGGTCTGCCCGGGGTGCACATCCTCCGCCCCGTCGTGGCAGTCGTCCTTGGGCAGCGGACCGCCGGAGCACCCGGCGAACCCCATCCGCGTGTGGCCGTCGTCGTCCGCGTCCTCGGCCACCACCACGCCGCCGCCGCTCGAGCAGTTGTTGTCGCGCCGGTCGCACAGCTCGGGGGCGCCTGGGTAGAAGTCCTCCCCGTCGCCCACGAGGTCGTTGCAGTCGATCATGCCCCCCACGGGCTGCTGGTCGGTGTAGCCGGGCGGGCACGCGGCGCAGGTCTCGATCTCCGGCGCCCCGGCCAGAGCGAAGCCGTCGTGATCGCTGTCGAGCCAGCAGGTGCGGCCGCCGAGGCCCTCGTCCACCATGCCGTTGCAGTTGTCGTCGCTGCCATTGCAGACCTCCATCGAGGGAGTCACCGAGCACGTCCCCCACACGCCCGTGAGCGCGTTGCAGGTCTCGATGCCGCCGGCGCACACGCCGAGCGCCGGGCAGCCGCGCGTCTCCGAGCCGGTACACGAGCACTCCGTCTGGACCACGCCGTCGCAGTTCTCGTCCACACAACCGGTCCCGTCGGGCATGCAGCCGGGGTCGCAGATCTCCGAGCGCAGGGGGCCCACGTCGGCCGTGCTGTCGTCGCAGTCGAGCGCGTTCTCGACGGAGTCGGGCGGAGGCGTGCAGGCCGTGATGGGCGTGGCGTTCATGTCGCCCGCCAGGTCGTGGTCCAGGTCGGGATAGAACGTGCGCAGCACCTCCTCGTCGATGAGCTCGTCGCAGTCGTTGTCGCGACCGTCGCAGCTCTCGGCCTCGTCCGGGTGCACGGAGGGGTTCAGGTCGTTGCAGTCGGTGCCGCAGACGTCCCCGTTGCAGCAGGCCACGTCTGGGTAGTTGTCCATGTCCTGGTCGCGGAAGCCGAACGTGCGGGGGTCGCAGTCCTCGTCGTGGTTGGCCACGTCGCACACCTCGACGTTGGACGGGAAGCGGTTGGGGTCGGCGTCGTCGCAGTCGTCACCGCCGCACGCGACGTCGCGGTGTCCGTCGAAGTCGGCGTCCACGCACGTGCTCTGGCAGATGCCGCTGGCCTCGACGCACGTCCCGCCCGTGCAGGGTGGCTCTCCGGCTTCGCACCCCATGGCGCCGCACACCTCGACCCCGTTGCAGAACACACCGTCGTCGCAGTCGGACGCCATCTGACACGGCCGCCCAGCGTCGTCGGAGGGCGTGGGACTGGTCTGGCCGGCACAGCCGAAGACGCACGCGCTCGCCAGCAGCGCGACGAGTGCGCTCGCGGCGCCCTGCGCAGCAGCGGGGGATGAAGTGTGCGCACGAGAGCGCGGGTGAGCCGGAGAGCGGCGCAGCGAGGCCATGCGCGACGCTACATCGCGAGCAGCGCGTGGACAATCGGGGCCGGAGAATTAGGTCGAGCCGTGGCCCGC from Sandaracinaceae bacterium carries:
- a CDS encoding putative metal-binding motif-containing protein, which codes for MASLRRSPAHPRSRAHTSSPAAAQGAASALVALLASACVFGCAGQTSPTPSDDAGRPCQMASDCDDGVFCNGVEVCGAMGCEAGEPPCTGGTCVEASGICQSTCVDADFDGHRDVACGGDDCDDADPNRFPSNVEVCDVANHDEDCDPRTFGFRDQDMDNYPDVACCNGDVCGTDCNDLNPSVHPDEAESCDGRDNDCDELIDEEVLRTFYPDLDHDLAGDMNATPITACTPPPDSVENALDCDDSTADVGPLRSEICDPGCMPDGTGCVDENCDGVVQTECSCTGSETRGCPALGVCAGGIETCNALTGVWGTCSVTPSMEVCNGSDDNCNGMVDEGLGGRTCWLDSDHDGFALAGAPEIETCAACPPGYTDQQPVGGMIDCNDLVGDGEDFYPGAPELCDRRDNNCSSGGGVVVAEDADDDGHTRMGFAGCSGGPLPKDDCHDGAEDVHPGQTAYYDYTFCPESMPGCAPSERIADFDCNGVTEPVPAGTGCVNPGAMCTTTCAEDLGPRPFDAKPANCGMEVVFYSCRCLGTTGCTVQGSMFDTLLCR